A single genomic interval of Eleutherodactylus coqui strain aEleCoq1 chromosome 3, aEleCoq1.hap1, whole genome shotgun sequence harbors:
- the LRRC39 gene encoding leucine-rich repeat-containing protein 39 isoform X2, with protein MTAVVCLGSISNIKALWESRIQKHQEELKEESGRRGKASVGEISNVWEGRIQLSKLKEKVYNEDGRLILRIEKEEWKTLPACLVKLAQLQEWQLHRTSLTAIPTFIANFNNLLVLDLSRNVIDKIPHEIGRLTKLRELLLSYNRIAEVPAEISGCENLERLELAVNKDLSELPYQLSKLTQLTHLDLSMNQFSTIPKAVLDLPALEWLDMGSNKLKTLPQDIDKMQGLHTLWLQRNEISQLPDSIRLLQNLSTLVLSNNRLREIPACLQSLEDLRFVNFRDNPLELEVSLPPSEDEEEDEREMFGLQFMHTYIKESIRVRNRANELPKKDDGSFS; from the exons atgacagctgtggtttGCTTAGGGTCGATCTCTAATATCAAAGCTTTGTGGGAAAGCAGAATCCAGAAACACCAGGAAGAACTGAAAGAGGAGAGCGGCCGGAGAGGAAAGGCTTCGGTGGGAGA AATCTCAAATGTATGGGAAGGTCGGATCCAGTTATCTAAGCTGAAAGAAAAGGTTTACAATGAAGATGGAAGATTGATCCTAAGGAtagaaaaggaggagtggaag ACACTTCCAGCATGTTTGGTGAAGTTAGCACAACTTCAAGAATGGCAATTACACCGCACAAGTCTGACCGCTATTCCCACCTTCATTGCCAACTTTAATAACCTACTGGTCCTGGACTTATCTCGAAATGTAATAGATAAAATTCCTCATGAGATTG GTAGGCTCACTAAGCTCCGTGAACTTCTTCTTAGTTATAACCGAATAGCAGAGGTCCCGGCAGAAATAAGTGGCTGTGAAAATCTAGAAAGATTGGAACTCGCCGTGAATAAAGACCTATCAGAGCTCCCCTATCAG CTCAGTAAACTGACCCAGCTGACACATCTGGACCTGAGTATGAATCAGTTTTCGACCATCCCGAAGGCAGTCTTAGACCTCCCTGCACTGGAGTGGCTGGACATGGGTAGCAATAAATTAAAGACGTTACCCCAAGATATAGACAA AATGCAGGGGTTGCACACCTTATGGCTTCAAAGGAACGAAATTTCCCAGCTGCCCGATTCTATCAGACTTCTACAGAATCTCAGTACGCTTGTGCTAAGCAATAATCGGCTGCGAGAAATCCCAGCTTGCCTGCAGAGCTTGGAGGATCTTAG GTTTGTAAACTTCAGGGATAATCCTCTGGAGCTGGAAGTCTCGCTACCCCCAAGTGAAGATGAGGAAGAAGACGAGAGAGAGATGTTCGGATTACAGTTCATGCATACATATATTAAAGAGAGTATAAGGGTGAGGAACAGAG CCAACGAACTTCCGAAGAAAGATGATGGCTCGTTTTCATGA
- the LRRC39 gene encoding leucine-rich repeat-containing protein 39 isoform X1, with protein sequence MTAVVCLGSISNIKALWESRIQKHQEELKEESGRRGKASVGEISNVWEGRIQLSKLKEKVYNEDGRLILRIEKEEWKTLPACLVKLAQLQEWQLHRTSLTAIPTFIANFNNLLVLDLSRNVIDKIPHEIGRLTKLRELLLSYNRIAEVPAEISGCENLERLELAVNKDLSELPYQLSKLTQLTHLDLSMNQFSTIPKAVLDLPALEWLDMGSNKLKTLPQDIDKMQGLHTLWLQRNEISQLPDSIRLLQNLSTLVLSNNRLREIPACLQSLEDLRFVNFRDNPLELEVSLPPSEDEEEDEREMFGLQFMHTYIKESIRPTNFRRKMMARFHDGRVL encoded by the exons atgacagctgtggtttGCTTAGGGTCGATCTCTAATATCAAAGCTTTGTGGGAAAGCAGAATCCAGAAACACCAGGAAGAACTGAAAGAGGAGAGCGGCCGGAGAGGAAAGGCTTCGGTGGGAGA AATCTCAAATGTATGGGAAGGTCGGATCCAGTTATCTAAGCTGAAAGAAAAGGTTTACAATGAAGATGGAAGATTGATCCTAAGGAtagaaaaggaggagtggaag ACACTTCCAGCATGTTTGGTGAAGTTAGCACAACTTCAAGAATGGCAATTACACCGCACAAGTCTGACCGCTATTCCCACCTTCATTGCCAACTTTAATAACCTACTGGTCCTGGACTTATCTCGAAATGTAATAGATAAAATTCCTCATGAGATTG GTAGGCTCACTAAGCTCCGTGAACTTCTTCTTAGTTATAACCGAATAGCAGAGGTCCCGGCAGAAATAAGTGGCTGTGAAAATCTAGAAAGATTGGAACTCGCCGTGAATAAAGACCTATCAGAGCTCCCCTATCAG CTCAGTAAACTGACCCAGCTGACACATCTGGACCTGAGTATGAATCAGTTTTCGACCATCCCGAAGGCAGTCTTAGACCTCCCTGCACTGGAGTGGCTGGACATGGGTAGCAATAAATTAAAGACGTTACCCCAAGATATAGACAA AATGCAGGGGTTGCACACCTTATGGCTTCAAAGGAACGAAATTTCCCAGCTGCCCGATTCTATCAGACTTCTACAGAATCTCAGTACGCTTGTGCTAAGCAATAATCGGCTGCGAGAAATCCCAGCTTGCCTGCAGAGCTTGGAGGATCTTAG GTTTGTAAACTTCAGGGATAATCCTCTGGAGCTGGAAGTCTCGCTACCCCCAAGTGAAGATGAGGAAGAAGACGAGAGAGAGATGTTCGGATTACAGTTCATGCATACATATATTAAAGAGAGTATAAGG CCAACGAACTTCCGAAGAAAGATGATGGCTCGTTTTCATGATGGTCGGGTTTTATGA